The Gemmatimonadota bacterium DNA segment ATGAACTGGACGCGATTGCGCTGCTGCTGGAACGCGGGGCCGATCTGAACGCGCGGTCGTCTATCGGGCGGAACGGCGTGGGAGGACAGACGCCCCTGTACCATGCTATCGGTACGAACCAGGGGACGGGTTTTCACGTGTTCGAACACCTGCTGGACCTGAAGCCCGACCTGGCTGTGGAGGCCAGGATCCAGACGAATCCGGGCGACAACGACCTGGTCATGGACTGTATCCACAAGGGTAACGACCACTTCTTCGAGGAAGTGCTGGAACTGACGCCCCTGGGATACGCAAAGCGGTTCTCTGAAGGTCCGGTCTGGAGAGAATCGAGCAGGGAGTTGGCGGTCCTCGAGAAGCTCAGCGCGGCATAAAAGTTCGGCGCGTCTTGACGCCGCTACCCGCCGGCCACCGAACCCACGATCCGGTAGGGTTCCTCGCCTTGCGCGATGGCTTCCGGGACCGGCGTGTCGGGCGATTCGAGGGAAAGGTCCCGCCCGCAGCCAAAGAACCGTACGAGGGGCCGGCGGCAGCCCGATCCGTAGTCCCGGACCGTTCCGCCAAGCTGCGGAAACCGCGCTTCCAGCGCATCCAGGATCTTGCGCTGGGTCACGACCCCGCCGGCGACCTCCAGGATGACTTCCTTGTCCCGGCAACCCGCCAGGTTCCGCAGGTGATAGGGCAGCATGACGCGTATCATGGGAGGGTCTGGACTTCGACGGACATCACCGGCGGGAGATTCTCCACGATGGCGGTCCAGTGGTCGCCGCCGTCTGGGGATACATAGACCGCGCCACCCGAAGTCCCGAAGTAGATCCCGCAGTCATCGAGGGTATCCACGTCCATGGCGTCCCGCAGGACGTTGACGTAGCAGTCTTTCTGCGGCAGTCCCGAGGACAGCGGTTCCCATTCGTTCCCGCCGGTCCGGCTCCGGTAGACGCGCAGGTGGCCCTCGTCCGGGTAGTGCTCGGAGTCGCCCTTCATTGGGACGACGTAGATCGTTTCGGGCTCGTGGGCGTGCACGCTGATCGGAAAGCCGAAGTCGCTGGGCAGGTTGCCGCTTACGTTGGTCCAGGAATCTCCCCCGTTGTCGCTGCGCATGATGTTTCGGTGGCTTTGCATGAACAGCGCGTCCGGATGGGATGGATGCATGGCGAGTCGATGGACGCAGTGGCCCACTTCGGCCTCGGGTTCGGGCATGTAGTCGGAATGCAGGCCCTTGTTGATCGCCTGCCAGGATGCTCCACCGTCCAGGGACCGGAACGCACCTGCCACGGAAATGGCGACGATTATCCGGTTCGGGTCGCCCTCGTCCAGCAGGATGGTATGCAGGCAGAGCCCGCCCGCGCCCGGATGCCAGCCCGAGCTCGAAGGGTGGTTTCTCAGGCCGGCCAGTTCGTGCCAGGACCGGCCCCCGTCTGTGGAGCGGAAGAGTGCCGCGTCCTCGACGCCCGCGTATACCGTATCCGGATCGGAGAGCGATGGCTCGAGGTGCCAGACCCTGTTGAACGCCCATGGACACGGGTTGTCGTCGAAATCGAGGTGGGTGCCCACTTCGCCTTCGAAAGTGAATTCGTTGCTCACCGGATCCCAGCTCTTTCCACCGTCGTCCGATTTCTGCACCAGCTGCCCGAACCAGCCCGTGCCCTGGGCTGCATACAGGCGATCGGGATCGACGCTGGAGCCCTTGAGGTGGTAGACCTCCCAACCCCCGAAATGCGGGCCGTCGATGTCCCAGTCTGTTCGGACGCCGTCCGATGACAGTATAAACGCCCCTTTCCGCGTGCCCACCAGTACCCTGACCGTACCCATAATCGCTCCTGTTCCTTGTCTGCATTCCACCTGGACACCTGGTTTTCAATCCTGCAATCCGT contains these protein-coding regions:
- a CDS encoding MoaD/ThiS family protein; this encodes MIRVMLPYHLRNLAGCRDKEVILEVAGGVVTQRKILDALEARFPQLGGTVRDYGSGCRRPLVRFFGCGRDLSLESPDTPVPEAIAQGEEPYRIVGSVAGG
- a CDS encoding sialidase family protein, with protein sequence MGTVRVLVGTRKGAFILSSDGVRTDWDIDGPHFGGWEVYHLKGSSVDPDRLYAAQGTGWFGQLVQKSDDGGKSWDPVSNEFTFEGEVGTHLDFDDNPCPWAFNRVWHLEPSLSDPDTVYAGVEDAALFRSTDGGRSWHELAGLRNHPSSSGWHPGAGGLCLHTILLDEGDPNRIIVAISVAGAFRSLDGGASWQAINKGLHSDYMPEPEAEVGHCVHRLAMHPSHPDALFMQSHRNIMRSDNGGDSWTNVSGNLPSDFGFPISVHAHEPETIYVVPMKGDSEHYPDEGHLRVYRSRTGGNEWEPLSSGLPQKDCYVNVLRDAMDVDTLDDCGIYFGTSGGAVYVSPDGGDHWTAIVENLPPVMSVEVQTLP